From a single Helicovermis profundi genomic region:
- a CDS encoding IS110 family transposase, whose product MIFVGIDVASSKHDITITSSNGEVLTKCFTIQNDFEGFKKLRMLILSHTESIDDIRIGIEETGIYSQNISNFLALQGFYVLMINPVLTSNSRKALSPRLTKTDQVDAYAICKYVEFNHKRHNSYTPTLYISNELKSLSRARIEVQKKLNKAKTEWTRLLDITFPEFRHQFNQHSNWVYKLFSDYPTTIKISNMHISTLESIIKCRGNRFEIAKTIKTLSKNTIGNVNITNEILINSTLEDIFHYKRQMDRFEIEINKIIDAHFSFLLSIPGVGHITAGLIVGEIGDIHRFDHPKSLLAFAGLDPTIYQSGNFIAKNSHISKRGSRYLRTAIFTATKVAIINSKIKDNKFRDKYLLKIKEGKHHNSAICHAAKNMSNTIYAIMKTGIAFNNLL is encoded by the coding sequence ATGATCTTTGTCGGTATTGATGTAGCTTCTTCTAAGCATGACATCACAATTACTTCAAGTAATGGTGAGGTGCTCACCAAATGTTTTACTATTCAAAATGATTTTGAGGGGTTTAAAAAACTCCGTATGCTAATTCTATCCCATACGGAGTCTATTGATGACATTCGTATAGGAATTGAAGAAACCGGAATATACTCTCAAAATATTTCTAATTTTCTTGCGTTACAAGGCTTTTATGTCTTAATGATTAATCCAGTATTAACAAGTAATAGTCGTAAAGCTCTTTCACCAAGACTGACTAAAACAGATCAAGTTGATGCTTATGCTATATGCAAGTACGTAGAATTTAATCATAAACGTCACAATTCCTATACACCTACATTATACATTTCAAATGAATTAAAGTCACTATCTAGAGCAAGAATTGAAGTTCAAAAAAAACTCAATAAAGCAAAAACTGAGTGGACACGACTACTAGATATTACTTTCCCAGAATTTAGACATCAATTTAATCAACATTCAAACTGGGTTTACAAACTTTTTTCTGATTATCCTACAACTATAAAAATTTCTAATATGCATATTTCAACTCTTGAATCTATTATAAAATGCCGTGGTAATAGATTCGAAATAGCTAAAACAATTAAAACATTATCTAAAAACACAATCGGTAATGTTAATATTACAAATGAAATACTGATTAATTCTACTCTTGAGGACATTTTTCATTACAAACGACAAATGGATAGATTTGAGATAGAAATAAACAAGATTATTGATGCTCATTTTTCTTTCTTACTTAGTATACCTGGTGTTGGACATATTACTGCCGGCCTAATTGTCGGTGAAATCGGTGATATACATCGATTTGATCATCCTAAAAGCCTACTTGCTTTTGCAGGACTTGATCCTACAATATATCAGTCAGGTAACTTTATAGCTAAAAATTCTCATATATCTAAACGTGGATCAAGATATTTACGTACTGCAATATTTACCGCTACTAAAGTAGCTATAATAAATTCTAAAATTAAAGATAACAAATTTAGAGATAAATATTTACTAAAGATCAAAGAAGGTAAACATCATAACTCGGCAATTTGCCATGCTGCAAAAAATATGTCAAATACTATTTACGCGATTATGAAAACTGGTATTGCATTTAATAATTTATTGTAG
- a CDS encoding DUF5693 family protein, translating into MRKKAIYIVLILISLFAVGYSLFNRVGIESSGKSVEIDLDYYEMNKLSEQSSKPIEYWFKEFKKMGVYGVALEEESINNLVKYDKNINYILANNVIKDTKRYKDYPLELNNLIDSGKVDKYDLIVNTSSSKMNSFIIEGLKNRYPKDFYKTFYDGIYYIVLDGTFKDAEYGEKKVYLDYEGKRIGNPLELVSSKLTEIGIGFDKDKIDKIQSSGLKVISRPINYTRYPSKLIDAYKNEIDKYDINPGNLIFAGSSVLGYSKSSKNDTELIEFMDKYKIHPALIETSVQRENIEQDGINKLVKDMNYQAVRVFPILNYIQKRYKFYNYQGAEEIENTMYRAITERNIRVVYFRPFLKNDTEYVSNLSDYKSTFKNLESRLKEHNIVYSNASVYKYRATNILLISLISIGLIAFSLILLKLVFKISERLELILLTIGLLLIYPALYIAPNLSMHIFALLSSVVFPSLAIVILLEFSKDRIIDNKFYKMKEIYFNSLVMLFITVSLAMLGGFYVASILMSSRFLLEMEIFRGVKASQLSPFIVLIIAYIVKFGFKRSEKDLLSASSFVSDISKMLNEKIKVIYIIVGSIVAIIGYIYIARTGHETNIQPSNLEMIFRNLLEVKLIVRPRSKEMLLAFPSIIVLVYFALRKYKKLVFPLSLAVVVGYASVANTFSHIRTPFYLSFLRTIYGMFFGAIIGIVVISIINLILILITKIKEKKIYD; encoded by the coding sequence ATGAGAAAAAAAGCAATATACATAGTGTTAATATTAATTAGTTTATTTGCCGTAGGTTATTCACTTTTTAATAGAGTTGGTATTGAATCATCAGGAAAAAGTGTTGAGATTGACCTTGATTATTATGAAATGAATAAGCTTAGTGAACAGTCAAGTAAACCAATAGAATACTGGTTTAAAGAATTTAAGAAAATGGGTGTTTATGGAGTAGCACTTGAAGAAGAAAGTATAAATAATTTAGTGAAATATGATAAAAATATTAATTATATTTTAGCTAATAATGTTATTAAAGATACAAAACGCTATAAAGATTATCCATTAGAATTGAATAATTTAATTGATAGTGGTAAAGTTGATAAATACGATTTAATTGTGAATACTAGTTCAAGTAAGATGAACTCATTTATTATTGAAGGTTTAAAAAATAGATATCCTAAAGATTTTTATAAAACTTTTTATGATGGAATATACTATATTGTTTTAGATGGAACTTTTAAAGACGCTGAATATGGAGAAAAGAAAGTTTATTTAGATTACGAGGGAAAAAGAATTGGGAATCCTTTAGAACTTGTGTCTTCTAAACTTACTGAGATAGGTATAGGCTTTGATAAAGATAAAATTGATAAAATTCAGTCTTCTGGACTTAAAGTGATATCAAGACCAATTAATTATACAAGATATCCGAGTAAACTAATTGATGCATATAAAAACGAAATTGATAAGTATGATATTAATCCTGGGAATTTAATATTTGCTGGTTCAAGTGTTTTGGGATACAGTAAGTCTTCAAAAAATGATACTGAACTAATTGAATTTATGGATAAATATAAAATTCATCCTGCATTAATTGAAACTTCTGTTCAAAGGGAAAACATTGAACAAGATGGCATAAATAAATTAGTAAAAGATATGAATTATCAAGCGGTTCGAGTGTTTCCTATTTTAAATTATATTCAGAAAAGATACAAATTTTACAATTATCAAGGTGCTGAAGAAATTGAAAATACAATGTATAGAGCAATTACAGAAAGAAATATAAGAGTAGTTTACTTTAGGCCATTTTTAAAAAATGATACTGAATACGTAAGTAATCTTAGCGACTATAAATCTACTTTTAAGAATCTTGAAAGTAGGTTAAAAGAGCATAATATCGTTTATTCTAATGCTTCTGTTTATAAATACAGAGCTACAAATATACTTCTTATATCGTTAATTTCAATAGGTTTAATAGCATTTTCGTTGATTTTATTAAAATTAGTGTTTAAAATTAGTGAAAGATTGGAATTGATACTTCTTACAATAGGGCTATTATTGATATATCCAGCTTTATATATTGCACCAAATTTATCAATGCATATATTTGCACTTCTTTCGAGCGTAGTTTTTCCGTCGCTTGCTATAGTAATACTACTGGAGTTTTCAAAAGACAGGATTATTGATAATAAATTTTATAAAATGAAAGAAATTTATTTTAATTCTCTAGTAATGTTGTTTATCACTGTAAGTCTTGCTATGCTAGGAGGATTTTATGTGGCTTCAATATTAATGAGCTCTAGATTTTTACTCGAGATGGAAATTTTTAGAGGAGTTAAAGCTTCACAGCTATCACCATTTATTGTTCTTATAATAGCATATATAGTTAAATTTGGATTTAAAAGAAGTGAAAAAGACCTTTTAAGTGCTAGTAGTTTTGTTAGTGATATTAGTAAAATGTTAAACGAAAAAATTAAAGTAATTTATATTATAGTAGGAAGTATTGTAGCTATTATTGGATATATTTATATTGCTAGAACAGGACATGAAACTAATATTCAACCAAGTAATTTAGAGATGATTTTTAGAAATTTATTAGAAGTTAAACTCATTGTAAGACCAAGAAGTAAAGAAATGCTTCTTGCATTTCCAAGTATTATTGTTTTAGTATATTTTGCGCTTAGAAAATATAAGAAACTTGTGTTTCCGCTTTCTTTAGCAGTAGTTGTTGGTTATGCTTCTGTCGCAAATACTTTTAGTCATATTAGAACTCCGTTTTATTTATCTTTTTTAAGAACAATTTACGGAATGTTTTTTGGAGCTATTATTGGAATCGTTGTAATTTCTATAATAAATCTAATTTTAATTTTAATAACTAAAATTAAGGAGAAAAAAATATATGACTAA
- the csaB gene encoding polysaccharide pyruvyl transferase CsaB, translating into MTKILISGFYGSGNVGDEAILESMINRIKKIDVNAELTVISKNQKSTKRDHKVKTLGRNDFRGFFRVLRKTDILISGGGSLLQDATSVKSLVYYIAVIFSGIIFRKKVMIYSQGIGPINNIFFRFFLGKLLNFADIVTVREENSKKDLIKMGVKKEIYVTADTVIDFDYSKLENNKNEYLFNNDKKTIGLSLKSNVIFSNLNLDKNIKDFIDKILKNYNILFIPFYFNQDIKIIDFLIDNKIIDLANKNIKIIDKELNFKKVLNIMKDVDMLVGERLHSLIFASILNVPFIGMSYDPKIDYFLEDIGLKSIFNINDFNSEILINEVANIFDNEIAFKKDLSYNVQRLKEKLSLNDDFLNDLIMRGYNEK; encoded by the coding sequence ATGACTAAAATATTGATCTCTGGATTTTATGGTTCAGGAAATGTTGGCGATGAAGCAATCCTGGAATCTATGATTAATAGAATAAAAAAAATAGACGTAAATGCTGAACTTACAGTTATATCTAAAAACCAAAAATCTACAAAGAGAGATCATAAAGTTAAAACACTTGGAAGAAATGATTTTAGAGGTTTTTTTAGAGTATTAAGAAAAACAGATATTTTAATTAGTGGTGGAGGAAGTTTGCTTCAAGACGCAACAAGTGTTAAAAGTTTAGTTTATTATATTGCTGTTATTTTTTCTGGTATAATTTTTAGAAAGAAAGTTATGATTTATTCTCAAGGTATTGGACCTATAAATAATATATTCTTTAGATTTTTTCTTGGTAAACTTTTGAATTTTGCGGATATAGTGACAGTAAGAGAAGAAAATTCTAAAAAAGATTTAATTAAAATGGGCGTTAAAAAAGAAATATACGTTACTGCAGATACTGTAATTGATTTTGACTATTCAAAACTTGAAAATAATAAAAATGAGTATTTATTTAATAATGATAAAAAAACTATTGGACTTTCATTGAAAAGTAATGTGATATTTAGTAATTTAAATCTTGATAAAAATATTAAAGATTTTATTGATAAAATCCTTAAAAATTATAATATTTTATTCATACCTTTTTATTTTAATCAGGATATAAAAATAATTGATTTTCTAATAGATAATAAAATAATTGATTTAGCAAATAAAAATATAAAAATAATCGATAAAGAGTTGAATTTTAAAAAAGTATTAAATATTATGAAGGATGTTGATATGCTAGTCGGAGAGAGATTACATTCTTTAATATTTGCATCTATTTTAAATGTCCCCTTTATTGGTATGTCATATGATCCTAAAATAGATTATTTTCTAGAAGACATTGGACTTAAATCAATTTTCAACATAAATGATTTTAATTCTGAAATTTTAATTAATGAAGTCGCAAATATTTTTGACAATGAAATTGCTTTTAAAAAAGATTTATCGTATAATGTTCAAAGATTAAAAGAGAAATTATCATTAAATGATGATTTTTTAAATGATCTTATTATGAGAGGTTATAATGAAAAATAA
- a CDS encoding WecB/TagA/CpsF family glycosyltransferase, which produces MKNNSIRILGVKVNKVNMDGAYNSFLAFMEKDRVSMIFTPNTEIVMKAQEDQELKDILVDADLVIPDGIGLVYASKLHGLGLSERVTGIGLMDKILKYCNSTKKSIYLFGGKPDVAKEACENIEIEYPNIKIAGFSDGYYKDKDEELKIIDKINEVKPDILFVALGAPKQEKWIYEYRKILNTKVAMGVGGSVDVWAGKVKRAPEVFSKLGLEWLYRLIKEPSRIGRMMSLPKFLFKILLSKDFEKEEIEI; this is translated from the coding sequence ATGAAAAATAATTCTATAAGAATATTAGGTGTAAAAGTTAATAAAGTGAATATGGACGGAGCGTATAATTCTTTTTTAGCATTCATGGAAAAAGATAGAGTAAGCATGATATTTACTCCAAATACTGAGATTGTTATGAAAGCACAAGAAGATCAAGAACTGAAAGATATACTTGTAGATGCTGATTTGGTTATTCCAGATGGAATTGGCTTAGTTTATGCCTCGAAATTGCATGGACTTGGTCTTTCCGAAAGAGTTACTGGTATCGGATTAATGGATAAAATTCTTAAATATTGTAATAGTACTAAAAAATCTATATATTTATTTGGTGGGAAACCAGATGTCGCTAAAGAAGCTTGTGAAAATATTGAAATAGAATATCCTAATATAAAAATAGCTGGTTTTAGCGATGGATATTATAAGGATAAAGATGAAGAACTAAAAATAATAGATAAAATTAATGAAGTAAAACCTGACATTTTATTTGTTGCACTTGGAGCTCCTAAACAGGAAAAATGGATTTATGAATATAGAAAAATTTTAAATACTAAAGTTGCTATGGGTGTAGGTGGATCAGTTGATGTATGGGCAGGTAAAGTAAAAAGAGCTCCTGAAGTTTTTAGTAAGTTAGGCTTAGAATGGCTTTATAGACTTATAAAAGAACCATCAAGAATAGGAAGAATGATGTCTCTTCCAAAATTTTTGTTTAAAATACTTTTAAGTAAGGATTTTGAGAAAGAAGAAATAGAAATATAG
- a CDS encoding YitT family protein yields MKNTKIILNYLVLMIGTFILAVGLYLFLIPNVIAPGGVTGLAIVIKKIIGIDVWISNLVINIPLFILGVIILGKKAGIKTAFGTLSLSVFLILIEKFFGNTSATHDLLLASIFGGISTGFGIGLVFRSGGTTGGTDLAGSILHKFFPNLSIAKLMMVIDLCIVVTAGIVNKSVETSLYSMISLYVIVKVADFIVEGLDYSKSFYIVTDYPEDISKAIIDKLGRGVTSFYAQGMYTGKDKRVLMCVVNRTQVSKLKDIVHEIDIKAFMMVSTTHEVLGEGFREIVK; encoded by the coding sequence ATGAAAAACACAAAGATTATTTTAAATTATTTGGTGCTAATGATAGGTACCTTTATTTTGGCAGTAGGGTTATATTTATTTTTGATCCCAAATGTTATTGCTCCAGGAGGTGTTACAGGTTTAGCTATTGTTATAAAAAAAATTATTGGAATAGATGTTTGGATTTCTAACCTAGTTATTAATATTCCCTTATTTATTTTGGGTGTAATTATACTAGGAAAAAAAGCTGGAATAAAAACGGCATTTGGAACATTATCTTTATCCGTTTTTTTAATATTAATTGAAAAGTTTTTTGGAAATACAAGTGCTACTCATGATTTATTATTAGCATCTATTTTTGGTGGTATTTCAACAGGTTTTGGAATTGGCTTAGTTTTTAGAAGTGGTGGAACGACAGGTGGAACAGACTTAGCTGGTTCAATACTCCATAAATTCTTTCCAAATTTAAGTATTGCAAAACTAATGATGGTTATTGACTTATGTATTGTTGTAACTGCAGGAATAGTAAATAAAAGTGTTGAAACTTCGCTCTATTCTATGATATCTTTATACGTGATTGTTAAAGTTGCAGATTTTATTGTAGAGGGACTTGATTATTCAAAATCTTTTTATATTGTTACTGACTATCCCGAAGATATAAGTAAAGCGATTATTGATAAACTAGGAAGAGGTGTAACCTCTTTTTATGCCCAAGGAATGTATACGGGCAAAGATAAGAGAGTTTTAATGTGTGTGGTAAACAGAACGCAGGTTTCAAAACTTAAAGATATTGTTCATGAAATTGATATAAAAGCATTTATGATGGTATCAACAACTCATGAAGTTTTAGGTGAAGGTTTTAGAGAAATAGTAAAATAG
- a CDS encoding transketolase produces MYLKRRENFMKQSVKELKVTAGEIRKDIVKMVHASASGHPGGSLSAADILSALYFNVMNIDPENVKMEERDKFVLSKGHAAPVLYSSLARRGYFSTDELLTLRKIGSFLQGHPDMKGTPGVEMSTGSLGQGFSSSIGMALSAKLDNSPSRTFVLLGDGELNEGIVWEAAMSAAHYKLDNLTAVLDYNGLQIDGPNDKVMGVSPVDRKFESFGWNVIKIDGHNFEEILKAFDSAKSTKGIPTIIIAKTIKGKGVSFMENNAGWHGKAPSDEELEIALKELGGDK; encoded by the coding sequence ATCTATTTAAAAAGAAGGGAGAATTTTATGAAACAGTCAGTAAAAGAGTTAAAAGTAACTGCGGGCGAAATCAGAAAAGATATCGTTAAGATGGTTCATGCCTCGGCTTCAGGTCATCCGGGAGGTTCACTGTCAGCTGCAGATATTTTAAGCGCATTATACTTTAATGTAATGAATATTGATCCAGAAAACGTAAAGATGGAGGAAAGAGACAAATTTGTTCTTTCTAAGGGTCACGCTGCACCAGTATTATATTCGTCTCTTGCAAGACGTGGATATTTTTCTACAGATGAGTTATTAACTTTAAGAAAAATTGGGTCATTTTTACAAGGACATCCTGATATGAAAGGAACACCGGGTGTTGAAATGTCAACAGGTTCACTTGGTCAAGGATTTTCTTCATCGATAGGAATGGCTTTAAGTGCTAAGCTTGATAATTCTCCAAGCAGAACTTTCGTGTTACTTGGAGATGGCGAACTTAATGAAGGTATTGTTTGGGAAGCGGCAATGAGCGCAGCTCACTATAAATTAGATAATTTAACTGCTGTTCTTGACTACAATGGTCTTCAAATAGATGGACCGAATGATAAAGTAATGGGTGTTAGCCCAGTTGATCGTAAATTTGAAAGTTTCGGATGGAATGTTATTAAAATAGATGGCCATAATTTTGAAGAAATTTTAAAAGCATTTGATAGCGCTAAATCAACAAAAGGAATTCCTACAATAATTATTGCAAAAACAATAAAAGGCAAGGGTGTTTCGTTTATGGAGAATAATGCTGGATGGCATGGAAAAGCTCCTAGTGATGAAGAACTTGAGATTGCGTTAAAAGAACTTGGAGGTGACAAATAA
- a CDS encoding transketolase family protein has translation MSKMIATREAYGKALVKYGKENENIVVLDADLSKSTKTAEFSTTFPERFFNMGIAEQNMLGTAAGLATSGKIPVASSFAMFAAGRAFEIVRNSICYPKLNVKICATHAGLTVGEDGASHQSIEDLAIMRSIPNLTVINPADAVSADKLLGEMISTYGPMYARFGRAAVPVIYSEDQKFEIGKSITVKEGEDITIIATGIMVNEALEAAKELEKIGLSIRVIDMHTIKPIDEEAIVKAAIETKLIVTAEEHSIIGGLGSAVAEVTAKEAPTFIQMIGVNDTFGESGKPNELLEKYGLTSENIYNTIMDSIEFDDEIEDEENGCGCSGEHSHDGGCGNGGGCGCK, from the coding sequence ATGTCTAAAATGATTGCAACTAGAGAAGCTTATGGTAAAGCTTTAGTTAAATATGGTAAAGAAAATGAAAATATTGTTGTCTTAGATGCTGACTTATCAAAGTCAACTAAGACAGCTGAATTTTCTACTACTTTCCCTGAACGTTTTTTTAATATGGGAATTGCTGAACAAAATATGTTAGGAACTGCAGCTGGTTTAGCTACTTCAGGTAAAATTCCTGTAGCAAGTTCATTTGCTATGTTTGCAGCTGGTAGAGCATTTGAAATTGTTAGAAATTCAATTTGTTATCCTAAATTAAATGTTAAAATTTGTGCTACGCATGCCGGCTTAACTGTTGGAGAAGATGGTGCATCACATCAATCTATTGAAGACCTTGCTATTATGAGATCAATTCCAAACTTAACTGTAATTAATCCAGCTGACGCTGTTTCTGCTGATAAATTATTAGGTGAAATGATTAGTACTTATGGACCAATGTATGCTAGATTTGGAAGGGCAGCAGTTCCGGTAATTTACTCAGAAGATCAAAAGTTTGAAATTGGAAAATCTATTACAGTAAAAGAGGGAGAAGATATAACTATAATTGCAACTGGAATAATGGTTAATGAGGCTCTTGAAGCAGCAAAAGAACTTGAAAAAATTGGTTTATCTATTAGAGTAATTGATATGCATACTATAAAACCAATTGACGAAGAAGCGATTGTGAAAGCTGCAATTGAAACAAAACTTATTGTTACTGCTGAAGAACATAGTATAATTGGCGGACTTGGTAGTGCTGTTGCTGAAGTTACTGCAAAAGAAGCTCCAACTTTTATTCAAATGATTGGTGTTAATGATACATTTGGTGAATCTGGAAAGCCAAATGAACTTTTAGAAAAATATGGATTAACTTCAGAAAATATCTATAATACCATTATGGATTCTATTGAATTTGATGATGAAATAGAAGACGAAGAAAATGGATGTGGCTGCTCTGGAGAACATAGTCATGACGGTGGATGTGGTAATGGCGGCGGATGTGGCTGTAAATAA
- a CDS encoding ACT domain-containing protein yields MSKRLYAKLSSGMDLTIRVLTTLRRKEFAISGIDMKNLEETGVELLITLTGNSSKNAENAMYQMEKIYGVSEVKLVN; encoded by the coding sequence ATGAGTAAAAGATTATATGCAAAGCTCTCGAGTGGAATGGATTTAACAATTAGAGTTTTAACGACTCTTAGAAGAAAAGAATTTGCTATTTCGGGAATTGATATGAAAAATCTTGAAGAAACTGGAGTTGAACTCTTAATTACTCTCACAGGAAATTCAAGCAAAAATGCTGAAAATGCAATGTACCAAATGGAAAAAATTTATGGAGTTAGCGAGGTAAAACTTGTAAATTGA
- the ilvC gene encoding ketol-acid reductoisomerase: MAKMYYEEDCKVNLLDGKKVAVIGYGSQGRAHSLNLKESGNDVVVGLYATSKSRKKVEEDGLEVKDVKDAVKEADVVMMLIPDELQKKVYDAEVKDNLKDGAALAFAHGFNIHFGQIAPPKNVDIFMVAPKGPGHLVRRVYEDGKGVPALVAVENDNSGKCFDLALSYAKGIGALRAGVIETTFKEETETDLFGEQAVLCGGVTELMKAGYETLVEAGYQKEIAYFECLHEMKLIVDLIYEKGFENMRNSISDTAEYGDYVTGRRIITEDTRKEMKEVLHEIQNGEFARNWLLDNQLNRVTFNRMKAKEKEHELVEVGSKLRGMMKWID; encoded by the coding sequence ATGGCTAAAATGTATTATGAAGAGGATTGCAAAGTAAATTTATTAGATGGTAAAAAAGTTGCAGTTATTGGTTATGGAAGTCAAGGAAGGGCGCATTCGCTTAATTTAAAAGAAAGTGGAAATGATGTTGTTGTTGGTCTTTATGCAACAAGTAAGTCTAGAAAAAAAGTTGAAGAGGACGGTCTTGAGGTAAAAGATGTAAAGGATGCAGTAAAAGAAGCAGACGTTGTAATGATGTTAATTCCTGATGAACTTCAAAAGAAAGTGTATGATGCAGAAGTTAAAGACAATCTTAAAGATGGAGCAGCACTTGCTTTTGCTCACGGATTTAATATTCATTTTGGTCAAATTGCACCTCCTAAGAATGTTGATATATTTATGGTTGCACCAAAAGGACCAGGACATTTAGTAAGAAGAGTTTATGAAGATGGAAAAGGTGTACCTGCTTTGGTTGCAGTTGAAAATGATAATAGCGGAAAGTGTTTTGATCTTGCTCTTAGCTATGCAAAAGGTATTGGAGCTCTCAGAGCTGGAGTTATTGAAACTACATTTAAAGAAGAAACTGAAACAGATTTATTTGGTGAACAAGCGGTTTTATGTGGTGGTGTAACTGAACTTATGAAAGCGGGATATGAAACTTTAGTTGAAGCTGGATACCAAAAGGAAATAGCATATTTTGAATGTCTTCATGAAATGAAATTAATTGTTGATTTAATTTATGAAAAAGGTTTTGAAAATATGAGAAATAGTATTAGTGATACTGCTGAATATGGTGATTACGTAACTGGAAGAAGAATTATTACTGAAGATACTAGAAAAGAAATGAAAGAAGTGCTTCATGAAATTCAAAATGGTGAATTTGCAAGAAATTGGCTTCTTGATAATCAATTAAATAGAGTTACTTTTAATAGAATGAAAGCAAAAGAAAAAGAACATGAACTAGTTGAAGTTGGCTCAAAACTTAGAGGAATGATGAAATGGATTGACTAA